The Bacillus sp. NEB1478 genome contains the following window.
GTACCGATCTTCCCCTTAATTCCTACCTCTTCAGCAGCTTGATGGATGATCCGATATGCTTGCTGCCGTGAAATCGGTAATTTTGTTTTTCTAGATGAAAACAAATAATCTTGGCAATTTAGATCAGTATGAAGTATATAATGCTGAAGAATTTTCCGAACGGTCTCATTTAGATAAATATCTTTAGAGATCTCTGCTTCTTTAGAGGACAGGCAATAAAATGGTTTGATCATGAAATCCTCCTCCATAACGTCATCTACTTTAATTGAAAGAATTTCAGTAATTTTTAATCCTGTATTAATACCAAACACAAAAAGAACATAGTCCCGTTCTGATTGTTTTTTCAAATAGCGTTTGATCGCATTAATCTGCTTTATATCCCTTAATGCTTCCACATATTCCATCAGGATCATCACCTTAACTATGTTACTTAACCTTATTATAACACTATATTATGTAACATAAAAACGATATGCTTATATTCGCTAAATTCCCTAATATACCTATATTTCAATTCATAGAATTCCCCTATTCTGTTACATCATTCACCTTAATAAATAGAAAAAAGCCCCCTTGTGGAGACTTTCTTTATTACCAAACTTTCACTATTTCTTTATTGTCATTTAAAAACAGTATGTGTTCTGGAGGCTTTCCCTTTTTAGATGGTTCATAGTTGTACCAAAATTTCTTTTGATTTTTTAATGGAACTAATGATACTGCTTCTCTCTTCAAGTATTCTTTATCAGAAAAGCTTAAGTTTGGAACAGAAGCCATAAAGGAAATGTCGGTTCGATCTGTAATACCAAAATAGAGTTCTTTAGAAGCTGAAATAGCCGAATAAGAAACACCGACTTTCGGAAGTTTATCATGGAGATTTAGGGTAGTCGGAAAAACTTCATAATCTTTATAAAAGCCGAACGGATAAATAATTTTTGTTATAGCCAACGAAAAATTTCCTTCATTATCGATTACAAGCACATATCGGTCATCGCTTAGCTGGATATAAGTTTTATCACAATGAGTTAGTTCTTGATAAGCCCCATCCCTTGTTGTGTGAAAATGTGTAACAAAATAAACAATGAAGCAAGCTAACCCAACTGAAATAAGCAATAAAAATCTTCTTAACCAACGAGACATTTGTCGTTTGCTTCTGTGTGCTTTTCTTCAATAAGAATAAGTTCGGTTTCAGGAAACGCCTCTTGTACCTTTTTTGCGAAACTTTCTACCCCAAATACTTCGGTAAAGGTATGGCTTCCCACATATAAATTTATCCCTGTAAAATTTGCATACTGCACAGAATACAGCGTTCTTTCACCTGTAATAAATGCGTCACAGCCTTGCTCCACTGCATATTTTATAAAATCACTATTATTTCCTGCTCCAGTTAAGATCGCT
Protein-coding sequences here:
- a CDS encoding tyrosine-type recombinase/integrase → MEYVEALRDIKQINAIKRYLKKQSERDYVLFVFGINTGLKITEILSIKVDDVMEEDFMIKPFYCLSSKEAEISKDIYLNETVRKILQHYILHTDLNCQDYLFSSRKTKLPISRQQAYRIIHQAAEEVGIKGKIGTNSMRKTFGFHAYKRGIAISLLQKHFNHSSPSETLKYLGISKEEKIKTEIDVRL